Proteins co-encoded in one Phycodurus eques isolate BA_2022a chromosome 14, UOR_Pequ_1.1, whole genome shotgun sequence genomic window:
- the txlnbb gene encoding taxilin beta b: MESCPENSTQAESTHVDPNVDLTEDLGKQLEDIISAYRANEAPDEPEDAEEVQSNTRRDQKLERKMLKNLGKDAMLLMQSLNKLHTPEQKLEATIKKHAELLEEHRSDQKQLKVLQKKLLQVMKEKDQLQSEHSRAVLARSKLEGLCRELQRHNKSLKEETLQRCREDDLKRKEITTHFQGTLSDIQAQIEEHSGRNAKLCQENSALADKLKGLITQYDQREANLEKVFKHRDLKEKLLDTKLTQANMLLKEAEEKHKLERELLLQKAAEYKSQAKLLKENEVEMKAQLDMYSKKFDEFQGTVSKSNSVYSSFKQDMDKMAKKMRKLEKECQSWKSRFDGCSRSLVDMVADKTVRDKELEVVTLKNQKLESLCRALQDERKSLYEKAQAAGGRPDEGAKKDVPQKETPEEDGEEPSTAAPAGSAASPENPLSQELVKLKAEQALPREIAGSFAISHVVPVDTGTRGPSRGAREPAENRTGRSQRCHEHLELESVD; this comes from the exons ATGGAGTCCTGTCCAGAGAACAGCACACAGGCCGAGAGCACCCACGTGGACCCAAATGTGGACCTGACCGAGGACCTGGGCAAGCAACTGGAGGACATCATCAGCGCCTACCGGGCCAACGAGGCTCCAGATGAGCCGGAAGACGCGGAGGAGGTCCAGTCCAACACCCGACGGGACCAGAAACTGGAGAGAAAGATGCTCAAAAACTTGG GAAAGGACGCCATGCTCCTCATGCAAAGTCTGAACAAACTCCACACTCCCGAGCAGAAACTGGAAGCCACCATCAAGAAGCACGCCGAGCTG CTGGAGGAGCACCGGAGCGACCAGAAGCAGCTGAAGGTTCTGCAGAAGAAGCTTCTGCAGGTGATGAAGGAGAAGGACCAGCTGCAGAGTGAGCACAGTCGCGCCGTCCTGGCTCGTAGCAAACTGGAGGGACTCTGCCGGGAACTACAGCGGCACAACAAGAGCTTAAAG GAGGAGACGCTGCAGAGGTGCCGCGAAGACGACCTGAAGAGGAAGGAGATCACCACCCACTTCCAGGGAACCCTGAGCGACATCCAGGCCCAGATCGAAGAGCACAGCGGCCGCAACGCCAAACTGTGCCAGGAGAACAGCGCCCTGGCCGACAAGCTCAAGGGCCTCATCACACAGTACGACCAGCGGGAGGCG AacctggagaaggttttcaagCACCGTGACCTGAAGGAGAAGCTTCTGGACACCAAACTGACTCAGGCCAACATGCTGCTGAAGGAGGCCGAGGAGAAGCACAAGCTGGAGAGGGAGCTC CTGCTGCAAAAGGCCGCAGAGTACAAGTCGCAAGCAAAGCTCTTGAAGGAGAATGAGGTGGAGATGAAGGCGCAG CTCGACATGTACTCCAAGAAGTTTGACGAATTCCAGGGCACCGTTTCAAAGAGTAACAGCGTCTACAGCAGCTTCAAACAGGACATGGACAAA ATGGCCAAGAAGATGAGGAAGCTGGAGAAGGAGTGTCAATCATGGAAGAGTCGCTTTGACGGCTGCAGCAGGAGCCTCGTCGACATGGTGGCGGAT AAAACTGTGAGGGACAAGGAGTTGGAGGTGGTCACCCTCAAGAACCAGAAGCTGGAGAGTCTGTGCAGGGCCTTGCAGGACGAAAGGAAGAGTCTCTACGAGAAGGCGCAAGCAGCCGGAGGTCGCCCGGACGAGGGGGCGAAAAAGGACGTCCCGCAGAAGGAGACCCCGGAGGAAGATGGCGAGGAGCCGTCGACCGCGGCCCCCGCCGGGTCCGCCGCCTCCCCCGAAAACCCTCTGAGCCAGGAACTGGTCAAACTGAAAGCCGAGCAGGCGCTCCCGCGGGAGATCGCCGGCTCCTTCGCCATCTCCCACGTCGTACCCGTCGACACGGGGACACGAGGACCCTCCCGAGGCGCCCGCGAGCCAGCGGAGAACCGCACAGGGCGGAGCCAACGATGCCATGAACATTTGGAACTGGAGTCCGTTGATTAA